CATCTGCAGCCCTAAACTTGCTTCAATATATTGATAAGCGTCATGATAGGCCCAGTAAGGGTATGTTTTTTGACTGCCTTGTTGCATGGTCTGTACCGTCCTATCCATGCGCTGAGCGAATTTTTTTGCATTGGCCTGATATAGGCTTTTATATTGTGGATTGGCATGACTATGAATAACCGCCAGTGCACGGGTAATGGCTTTGGCGTTTTCAGGGTCTAACCAAATATGTGGGTCTAGCGTATTCGCAATAGGCTTGCCTTTGACATCACGCAACGGATGGCGATTGAAAGCATTAAATGCAAATAAGGAGATGGCATTGGGCGCATTATTCAAACTCGATGCGAGGTTATTCTCTAGCGACTCACCAAACCATACGACAAAGGTGCTTTCTTGAATGGCTTTGATGTCACCAGGACTGATACTACCATGATGTCCCACCTCCCCTGCTTGTAACAATTGATTGGCAGAAGGTGCGCCTTCCGTCACTGCTTGACTCAATAAAAACAACGGATAATTACTCACACTGACAGTGGCTGCATGCGCACTCATCATTATTGAGCTAAACAGTATCAGGGTCGCGGCCATCCAACGTTTAGACCATCTAAATACCCTTGATACAGAACCAGACGATGTCTTATGACTTTTTTTATTGTGTGTTTTGCTAAGTGCACTGATACAGCGACGATAATTTACATACATGCGATAAGTGTCCTATCCGTTTTATTTTAGACCTGTTTTTTTAGAAAAGCCTAGCAAGTTATGAATAGTAGTATGTTATACTATAACAATTAAAAACGCACTATTAATTTTGGGAGTTGGTGTTGTGTCAATGATCTCATCTACTTGTGAACACTTACATGATGTTCAGCACTTTACGCCGCAGGATGTGGCTAAGCGTTTAGAGGCAGCAAAAGAGCAGTCTCGATTGCGTGGGGTGCGCTTTACTCCGCTACGTCAGCAGATATATACACTGGTGCTGCAAGCCAATAAACCAGTGGGTGCGTATGACTTAATCACACAGCTTCAGCAAATACGCTTAGAATCAACAGATGAGAGCGCAAACAAGCAAACGCAAAAAAACGTCGCACCACCAACGGTCTATCGCAGTTTGGAGTTTTTATTGAGCGAGGGCTTGATTCATCAGCTCACTTCACTCAATGCCTATGTTCCCTGTTGCCATCCCCGCGCACAGCATACAGCTGCATTTTTGATCTGTCAGCACTGTCAACGTGTACAGGAATGTAGTAGTTTGCCAGTACAGGAAATGATGAGCTTTGCAGAACAGGATATAGGATTTGTCGTCGATCACAGTGTCATTGAACTGAGTGGACGCTGCCAAAACTGTCAGTAGCATTTATGACTTATCATTTTTATAACCTTTAACCTAGTGATTGTGAGCGCATGAGCCTTTTATTATCAGCCCTAGAACAACCACCAGCATTAAGCGTAAGCAGCAGTACACCTCTGCTCAGCTTAAATGACGTGAGTTATTATATTGGTAAGCAGCGCTTGGTCGCCAATATCAATATTGATATTGCCGTCAATGAGACTGTCAGTCTAATAGGACCAAATGGTGCAGGAAAATCGACACTGGTTAAACTCATTTTAGATTTAATCCAGCCCACGCAAGGTCATATCACTGCGCATCAGCCGCTACAGCTTGGCTATGTACCGCAGCGCTTCACTGTGCCGCCAATCTTGCCGTTAAGGGTCAAAGACCTATTAGAGCAAGCGGACAAACGGCGGTTGAGCGCTGAGCAACGGCAGTTTATTTTTGATAACTTATCCCTCAATCATCTACTGCCACGGCAAATGGGGCACTTATCAGGTGGTGAGACCCAGCGCGTGCTGCTGGCACGAGCGCTATTGGATAAGCCCAATCTGCTGATATTGGACGAGCCTATGCAAGGGCTTGATCCTGATACTGAAGTCTGGCTCTATCAATTCATCGATGAATTGCCAGATTTTTTACGCTGTGCAATGTTGGTCGTATCGCATGATTTACATTGGGTGATGAAGGGCAGCCGCCGAGTGATTTGTTTGAATAAGCATATTTGCTGCGAGGGACAACCCAGCGAGCTTGCGATCACAGCAGAGTTTCAAAAACTGTTTGGTCATCATTATGAGCAGCCCTATGTGCATAGACATCATGCCTGTGAGCATCAAGCCCCAAGTGACTTGCTGTAAAACAATAATCTATAAAATAATAATTTAACGGACAACACCTGTTATGACTGCTTGGTTAGCCATCATTGCCCCTGCCTGGATTGCCGGCAGTATTTTAGGTCTATTATCAGCGCCGCTTGGCTGCTTGGTATTATGGCGACGCATGGCGTTTTTTGCTGATGCTTTAGCACATGGCACTCTACTTGGAGTCGGGCTTGCCGTCTGGTGGCAGCTACCAATGGGCATGGGTATTGTGCTCGTCAGTGTCATGGTAGTCGCAGGACTGGTTTTGATAGACGATGAGCGCCTGCCCATTGATGCCGTACTGGCAGTGCTGGCCGTTTCATTATTATGTTTGGGTCTCCTCACCTTAACCCAGTTGACTGACCAACAAGCAAATGTATTAGGCTTCTTATTTGGAAACTTACTTGAGCTTGATTGGGCTGACTTGCCACTCCTTGCTGCTAGCATACTGCTAGGCTTAGGGTTCTTAATTTATATCTGGCCTGCACAGTTAAAACTAGCAACCCATGAAGCCCTAGCCCGAATCCAAGGTATCAACCCCACCAAACAACGACTATTCTTTATGGGCGTACTAGCAGGGTTTTGCGCGATTGCCTTGCAAGCAGTTGGTAGCTTACTGATCAGTGGCTTACTGGTACTACCCGCACTCACTGCCCGTTTATGGTCAACCGCCCCCAGACAGATGGTCATCTTTGCACTCATCATCGCACAAGTAGGCGTAACCTTAGGCGTTTGGGGTAGCATTTGGCTAGATATACAGACTGGACTTGCCATTGTATTGGTGCTGGCTATCTTGTTTTTTGCCGCGCTTATCCTCTCTAAGCTCGGGACGCAGCAACATTAGAGCCGCTATCTCTGTCTTTAGGGCTTTGTCCTTAGAAAAGTAGTTTAGGAAAAGTAAACTTTATTTGATAATTATCACTAGAGATTTTATAAAATATATGCTATAAACTCGCTTATATAGCGCCGTATATCAGCAGTAGCCGCTCATACAGCTATGACTGATAAAACTCACGATGATAGTTTTACGGTTTATCTCCATTTTTGAGGGCGTCTTAGCTGTTTGAGCCTGTGATATTTTCTAGCTCATAAAGGATAAAGTCTATGCCACAGTACCCTGCTCGCACTATCTTATCACCTGACGAGCAAGTGAATGTACTGCAGATCACGGACATGCATTTGGCGAGCATTGACGATATAACAGATGAAGATGTAGCATCTAAACGTCACTGTCGACAGAGCTTTGAAGCTGTTATTGAACAAGCGTTAAGTGAAGATATTCGTTGTGATTTGATTTTAGTCACTGGTGACTTAGTAAATGAAGTTAAGACCTCTATTTACGATTATATTTTCGAGGTACTCAGCGCCACAAACATCCCCTTTGCTTGCATTGCGGGTAATCATGACGTGACTGATGAAATTGATAGTCATCTTCCATTTTCTCAGCGTAAGCTCGTCGCAAAAACAGCAGATAAACGTCTTTTAAGCCAGCATGTCATTGATACTGAATACTGGCAATTGCTATTAATTAATTCCGCAGTCGCTGGCAAGATAGCAGGTGAGATTACTGACCTTGATATTGATTGGCTGTGTACGCAATTGAACACCTGTGATAAGCCAGCTCTGATAGTACTGCATCATCATGTGTTGCCGATGCAGTCAGAATGGATAGATGCCCATATCGCAGAAAACACCGCCGAGTTTTGGCGAAGGATGTCCGCATTTAAACAGTTAAAGGTCATTGTGAGTGGTCATACGCATCAAGAGCAAACGCGCGACTATAATGGCGTGACTGCCTATACTACGCCGTCAACCTGCTACCAGTTCCAGCCTTATGAAGATGACTTTGCTTATGATAAGGATGCCCAGCCTGGCTACCGTTGGTTGCAATTAGCCAACACTGGACGGGTTGCAAGTTGGATTAAGAGATTAGATACTTGATGCCCAGTCTTATGGGATGGGGTCAATTTACCACTGTGCTAAAATGCTAGTAAGCTCTTGAAAATTAACATAGAATGACCCGTTAAAAATAGTACTAGGCAAGCAGAGTAAAATAACCGATACTGCAAATATACTCACGTTATACAAACAACTAAGAAAACAGGAAGGTCTAACGTCAAATGTTAGGCAACAAAATAATGGCTAGGATAGCTACGACAACCACCAGCCAAGATTTCGCAATCGGCAATCACGATAAGTGATACACCGATATAAACATATCATGAGATCCTCTGTGTTACTTGCGTTACCACGTGGTGAAACGTTCTGTAAGAGACAGACTATAGTATTCATTGAAAATGCTGAGTTCTTGTCTTTTGTAAATGTCGTTTTGTTGAATTAATTTGAAAAACTAGGATACCCATATGAGCACTGTAACTACAAATCCAAGTGATGTTAAATTCACCCCTTATGTGCCTGCCAAAGACGAAGAATATATGTCTGATGCGCAGTTAGAGCACTTTAGAACTATTTTATTGGATTGGAAAAGCCAGCTTATTGGCGAGGCTGACCGCACTAAAACTTATATTCAAGACGAATCCAGTGCGATGCCAGATATCAATGATCGCGCCACTCAAGAAGAAGAGTTCGCCCTCGCGCTACGCACACGTGACCGTGAGCGTAAATTGATTCGTAAAATCGATAAGTCTATCGCTGAAATCGAAGGTGACGACTATGGTTTTTGTGAGACCTGCGGCGTAGAGATTGGCTTACGCCGTTTGGAAGCGCGTCCAACAGCGACTCAATGTATTGACTGCAAAACTCTGTCCGAAATGAAAGAGCGTCAAAACCAAGGTCATACCTAGAAGTACGCTGTATTTGTAAATGCTTCATATAAATATGACGAAAGCGACCATCATGGTCGCTTTTTTGCATTCATATATATGCGGTTATTTATAGAATCGACTAACAAAACAGATAAGTTTAATAAATAGCTTTTCATAACTGTTTTATTTATCCTGTTGTCATACTTTTTTTTGATAGCTACTCACTTTGAATTCATTAAATATCAATACAAATCACTCACTCCAGTCTATACGTCCTGTAGGCCGCTTCGCTCCTTCGCCGACGGGCGAGCTGCACCTTGGCTCACTGACCACAGCGCTGGCAAGCTTTTGTCATATCAAATCCTTGGGTGGTAAGTGGCTATTGCGTATCGAAGATACCGATACTGAACGCTGTGACCGACAGTTCAGTGAACAAATTCTAATGGATTTAAAAGCGATCAGTTTACACTGGGATGATGATGTCATTTACCAGTCTGAGCGTATCGATATCTATAATGACTATCTATCATCACAGCTTGCACCATTAACCTACGGCTGCCAGTGCTCGCGTAAAAGCTTGGCACAATACTGGAAACGGCATGCTATATTAGAAAATGCTAACTCGCATAGTAGCAGCAAAAATCCTGCTGATACGCAGCGTTATCCTCGCTGCTGTATAGATGCCAACCTTGATAAAAATAAGCATAAGCAGCGTATCCAACTGCCTGATTACGCCATAGGTTTTATGGATGGTATCCAAGGCATGCAATGGCATAATCCACAGCAGAGCTTGGGTGACATGGTGGTACGCCGCCAAGATGGGATGATCAACTATATTTTGGCAGCAAGTATCGATGATGGGCTACAACAGGTCAGCCATATCATGCGTGGGTTAGACATCTTACCGATGACCACTGCTCAAATCAGCATCATGCATGCAGCTAATCTGCCTGCAATAGACTACTGGTACCATTTGCCACTGATACGCAACCCTGATGGGCAAAAGCTCTCTAAACAAAACCTAGCTCAGCCCATCGATACAAGTAGGCCCAGCGAGCTTATTGCCACCGCTTTGCAATTACTGCAGCAACCCACCGTTGAGATGGATACGCCAGCACGTATGCTAGAGCAAGCTATTGAACAGTGGGATAATACCCCTTTACAAAATAAGCTGTCTTTAACTATAGCCAGCTCCTAAATAGAAAAACGCCGCTGATAGCGACGCTTTTTTATAACCAAATTTTTTAAAATCTGCCTATTCAAACCATTCTCTTTAAAAAACAGTTTTTTAAAAGTAGCGACACTGGCTCTTTTCTATTTGCGGGCTTTCTTTATTGATCTTGAGCAGCAATGCCACCATCACCAGACTGATGAGCATCGAGGAGCCACCATAACTAAAGAATGGCATAGTCAGACCTTTGGTTGGCATCGCACCCATGTTCATTGCCGCGTTAATAATCGTTTGCGCAATAAAAATAATCCCAATACCAAAAGCAGTATAGCTCATACGCATTTGCCGGCGTTTTAGCGCATTATAACTGATGCGCATGGCGCTACCGATGATAAGTGCTTCTAATATGAGAACCATCGACACACCGACGAATCCTAACTCTTCACCCGTGATGGCTAATAAAAAGTCTGTATGTGCCTCAGGTAAATGCGCGAGCTTCTGTACACTTTCGCCATAGCCCACCCCTGTAAACTCCCCGCGTCCAAAGGCAATTAAACTGCGTGCTAGCTGATAGTCAGTGTCTTGAATATCATCAAAGGGATCTAAAAAAGATAATGCCCGTGTCAGGCGATACTGCACCATCGTGACTGCCAGCACACCCAATACACCAACGACGGCTGCAAGTGCGACAAACTGTTTATACGGAGCACCAGCAATATAAAATATCGCGAATACTGTGCCCACAATCACAACTAAAGAACCAAAATCAGGCTGTAATAATAGTAAAAAGGTGAGTAAGCCGATGACTAAAGAGATCCGCAAAAAGCCATCCCAGCCGTTACGTACTTCAAAAGAGCGTCGCACCACAAAGTCGGCCACAAATACCACAACGACCAGCTTCGCTAACTCTGCAACCTGAAAGTTAATCACTCCTAAGTCTAACCAGCGTTTTGAGCCATTAATCGGCGTACCAAAGAGTGTTGCCACCAGCAGCGCACCCGTCACTGCCAATAATATAAACTGTGTCTCGGTTTGATACAGTGTTTTTAATGGTACAAAGTAATAGGGTATCGCTGCAGCAAGCAAGCCAATACCCATATATAGCAGTTGGTTCTCAAAGAAATGCAACTCTGTCATTCCGCGACTGAGCGCGAAAGGAATGGAAGCAGAAGCAACCATTAACAAGCTGAGTACCATCATACAACCGACACTAGACAATAATATAGCGCGGGCTGAAGGCCAAGACAGAATACCATCTGAGTCAGAAATTGAGCGAGAATTTTGCGAAAAACGAGAAAGAAAAGAGAGCGCCATAATATTTTAAGTACACTAACAAACAAAAAACACGGCGTTTATAAAACGCCACCGTTGAGACTTTAAAAGTCAGCTATTCCGTTGTTGACAGTAGCAGTAATTCATAACCAAAACAATCATTTATACTGCCATTATTAATATTCAATAGCAGTATCAGCAGGATTGTTATTAGCAACCAACCACTCGCTCGACCAGTTGAATAAAGTGTTCGCCACGTGCAGCGTAGCTGGCATACTGATCAAAGCTGGCACAGGCTGGTGATAGCAGCACTGCTTTTACTTGCGACAAGCTACTAGCCGTAAGCTGTTCAATGGTTGCAAACGCACTCTCTAGCGTTTGACACTGATGTAGCACCACCTCATCGCTTAACTCTGCAGCGCGTAGATGCTGCTCAATTTGCTTGCCGTCTTCACCGATGCATAATACTTGGCTGACATAGTGGTTAATCAGAGGCGTCAACTCACCAAACTGCTGTCCTTTGCCTTGACCACCTAATATCAATAGCAGCTTACCATCTTTGGGAGCATAGACTGCCCCTAGCCCTTCGATGGCGGCCATGGTCGAACCAATATTGGTGCCCTTTGAGTCATTGAAGTAATCAATACCTGCAGCGCTCGCCACGTACTGACAACGATGTTCAAGACCTGTAAAGCGCTGTAAAGTACTAAGCATACTATCAAGAGGCAGTCCAGCAAGCTCGCCCAATGCAAGAGCCGCTTGCGCATTTAACAGATTATGGCGGCCTTTGACTAGCAGCTTGTCAGCGGATAATAAACGCTCTGTGCCACGCGCCAAATAAATCTGACCGTCAGGATCCGTAATCAAGCCATATTGACCTTTGTCAGGAGCATGGATACCTGTGCTTATTCGCGGCAAATTGTCAGCGACCAAAGGCCGCGTCAAGGCGTCTTCACGGTTAATCACTACCGACTTGGCACCTTGAAAGATGCGATGTTTGGCTTGATGATAACCCAGCATATCGCCATGGCGATCCAGATGATCAGGCGACATATTGAGAACAGTCGCCACCTGTGCACCCAAATTGGTCACAGTCTCTAACTGAAAACTGGATAGTTCAAGCACAGCCAAAGTCATATCACTATTAGACAGCAGACTCAATGCTGGCACGCCAATATTTCCGCCAACACCAACATTGATGCCGGCATCAGCAGCCATCTCTCCTACCAAAGTCGTCACGGTGCTTTTGGCATTGGAGCCTGTAATAGCTACTATGGGTACCTCACAGGCTTCACAAAACAGCTGAATATCGCTTACTACAGGAATATTAGCTTGCCGTGCGGCAGCAACAGCGTCCGTTTCTAAAGAGATACCAGGGCTGATAATAATACGTGCCGCTTGTTGCAGCAGCTCTGCATCAATCGCACCGAACAGCCGAATCTCAACCGCTGCAGGTAGCTCTTTCGCCAATGCAGGTGCGGATTGCTTATCGGTGACCGCTACTCGGTAGCCTTTTTCGCTCAGATAACGCGCAGCTGACAACCCTGACTGCCCTAATCCGACCACCACTTGTAGACCATCGCCTTTATGGATGAGTGTTTCTGGTGTTGCGAGGGTTGTCATATACTTTCCTTTTATAGTGCTTTTTAGCTATAGTGCCTTATAACGCCATGTCATCCGCTATCGAAAATCAGCGATTGTCTAAATCTGTATGCAACCATTATAAAACAGGTGTGGTAAACACAGAATTATTAAATTGACAGTGAGCATCATAACGGTATCGTTCATTTTTCGGTACTGCTTTTTTGCCACTTTGTGCTATTATGCGCATAATTTTATATTAAGTTACTGAAGTTTGAACTGGACATTTCATTTTGTGTGCCAGTTTAGCATGATGTGACCTTTATCATGTGATGGTCTCGCCATATTCAGCAACTGCTCACTACGTCATGACATTGCGGCAAACGCATGTTTATGTTTGTTTTGCCTACCTTATCTGACACTCTATCTACCACGATCATTCATCGTGGTCATTTATGCACTACCTTAAGTTTTTTATCAAATTTTACTATCGGCAATACGGTAAATGCTTCAGTAGCCATTTTAGTTACGAAGCTTTGATAAGCTTTATATAACCTCTGAGGATAATGCAAGTGCAAGACCGCTTAACAGTATTGATTTGTTAAGCGACGTGGTAATGAAAGTCTGAGTGGTCGGTATTGTCCATAGACTATTATTGTCTATGAGTGATACGCCTACCAGATAACGATTACTTTTTTGCCCTTAACTATATGTAGTTTAATTATGACGTCTCTTTTTGATAATTTGCATGACGAATGGTTCTCCAATATACGCGGCGATACTCTGTCGGGAATAGTGGTCGCACTGGCATTGATTCCAGAAGCCATTGCTTTTTCTATTATCGCTGGTGTCGATCCAAAAGTTGGGCTGTATGCCTCGTTTTGTATCGCGGTGGTGATTAGCTTCGTCGGTGGTCGTCCTGGGATGATTTCAGCAGCGACAGGGGCTATGGCACTGGTCATGGTAGATTTGGTTGCTGACCATGGTCTACAATACTTGCTTGCCGCTACGTTATTGTGCGGTGGTATTCAAATTGTAATGGGTATCTTAAAACTTGGTAACCTGATGCGCTTTGTCTCTCGTTCAGTGGTGATTGGCTTCGTCAACGCTTTAGCGATTTTGATATTTGCCGCGCAGCTACCAGAGCTGAACCCAGCGACTGAACGGGTTGGCATGACAGTATATATGATGACGGCAGCAGGCTTGGCTATTATCTATCTGTTTCACTGATTCCCAAAATTGGACGCGTCGTTCCCTCGCCGCTCATCTGTATCGTGGGTCTAACCGCAGTGGCTCTATACATGGGACTAGATATCCGTAATGTCGGCGATATGGGCGACTTACCAGATACCCTGCCTGTATTTTTGTTTCCAGATATTCCGCTCAACCTCAACACACTATTAATCATTGCACCCTACTCTATTGCACTGGCTGTTATCGGTTTGCTTGAGTCTATGATGACCGCTACTATCGTCGATGAGCTAACAGACACGCCAAGTGATAAAAACCGTGAGTGCCGTGGTCAAGGTATTGCCAACGTCGTCTCAGGCTTCTTTGGCGGTATGGCTGGTTGTGCGATGATTGGCCAATCGATGATCAACGTAAAGTCTGGCGGGCGTACCCGTCTGTCGACCTTGATAGCAGGTGTGGTGTTACTGATCATGGTGGTATTCTTGAGCGACTGGGTCAGTCAAATACCAATGGCCGCGTTAGTCGCAGTCATGATCATGGTCTCTATTGGTACCTTCAACTGGCAGTCTATCCGTGAATTCAAAACGCATCCGATGTCATTTAATATCGTGATGTTAGCAACCGTTTTGACCACCGTATTTACTCATAACCTTGCTTACGGTGTCGGCGTCGGCGTGTTACTGTCTGCCTTGTCATTTGCCAATAAGATTGGGCAGTTCTTGACCATATTTAGTGAGTATGATGACAGCAATAATACTCGATACTACTATGTACAAGGTCAAGTATTCTTTGCCTCCACCACCCAGTTTCTTGATAGCTTTGATACCAAAGAGGCGCTCGATAACGTTCAAATTGATGTGAGTAAAGCACACTTTTGGGATGTGACTGCCGTGGATACTTTGGACAAGCTGGTCATGCGCTTGCAACGCGAGGGAATAGATGTCAAGGTGGTTGGCTTGAATAGTGCCAGTCGCACCCTCATTGATCGCTTCTCTGTCCATGATCGCCGTGATATCGGCCTATTAGACTAGAGCGTAATCTGCGGAATTTGACCGTGTTTTTATTATTGAGATAATGTGGTTGCCTTATGAGTAACTTAAAACCAGACAGTGTGATTGCTTGTTTAGATTGTCCTGATCATGTGCAAGCGGTATTGGATGCTAGCATGTGGGCGTCTACGCGCCTGCAAGCACCCATTGGGCTACTTCATGCCGTACCAAGCTTGCAACAAAAGGCCGCTATAAATTATTCAGGTTGTTTGAATATCGATGATGAAAGTGCGCTGCTGGATAACTTTACCAGTCATGAGCATCAAGGCAACTCTGAGCTCAAGGCGCAAGGTCGACTGCTCTTACATCAAGCAGCAGCCTATTGTGAGCAACATTTGCACAAGCGCAAGGTCTACAGCCTGCATCGACATGAAACCCTGAGCGAGAGCATTGATTATGTCGATGAAATGTCACAGCTCATTGTCATTGGCCATCATGTCACCTGCAGATCTACGTTGGGTCAACTCATACGCCCAAGTCTGTGCCCTATTTTGGTGACTCACACAACATTTGCGCCCCCAAAGAGTGCACTATTTGCTTTTGATAACCGTGCTACCTCCCACAAAATGTTGAATTGGTTATGTAAGACGCCACTTGTACGCGCGTTAACCATTCATATCGTCATGGTTGGTAAAGAAAACTCTGAAAACTGCGACGCGCTGCGTGAAGCTTATGCCCGCCTCAAGCAAGCAGGTATCAATTGCAAAAAATCCTTACTAGACTGCCGCGATGTTAGCGCTGCCTTAAACTACTATCAAAGCGAGCACGACATCGACCTTCTGATGTCAGGTGCCTTTGGTCAATCACGGCTACGTGAGCTGCTGCGAGGCAGCGACACTGAAAAGCTATTGGGTAGCACCAAAACCTCTTATCTACTGTTTCCTAAAACTTAATACTTTGGTTTCTCATCCCTTATAACCTCTAGCCTTCAGGCTTTGTTATCATAACTGCGGCAATCCCATTTTTAATATTCTTGTACATTCTGCTCTAGGTTTTTGCCATTAGAGCAGCGTACACTTTTCGCGTATCTTGTACTATCACCACAAACCTCTCTATAAGCTGCTCTATACTTGCTATTTTTTAGCAATTCATCACAGGATAGCCTCCCCGCAACACGAAAAAGTTGGTTATAATAAAGCCCTCGTTGAATCTAACGTCGCAGGCGACTCCACTGCACTTGTTCTATATTGGCTGTATTTTTATTGGGGTCTTCATCCGTCATTCTTGCATTATGTACCCATAACAGTAGTCATTTAAGAAGCAATTAAGCCCAAGCGATTCTCCCCCTTGAGGATCTTTGGCACATTTCTTGAATAACTTACTGTAAGCATGGTAAAGGCATGATGCTCTAAAAGTCTGCAATAACCTGCGACATCATTTAAATAAGGAAGTTTCTTATGAAGCTAATCACTGCGATTCTAAAACCATTTAAGCTCGATGACGTACGTGAAGCGTTATCTGACATTGGCGTTAAAGGCGTTACCGTCACTGAAGTTAAAGGGTTTGGTCGTCAAAAAGGACATACCGAGCTGTATCGCGGTGCT
The sequence above is a segment of the Psychrobacter fulvigenes genome. Coding sequences within it:
- the gluQRS gene encoding tRNA glutamyl-Q(34) synthetase GluQRS gives rise to the protein MNSLNINTNHSLQSIRPVGRFAPSPTGELHLGSLTTALASFCHIKSLGGKWLLRIEDTDTERCDRQFSEQILMDLKAISLHWDDDVIYQSERIDIYNDYLSSQLAPLTYGCQCSRKSLAQYWKRHAILENANSHSSSKNPADTQRYPRCCIDANLDKNKHKQRIQLPDYAIGFMDGIQGMQWHNPQQSLGDMVVRRQDGMINYILAASIDDGLQQVSHIMRGLDILPMTTAQISIMHAANLPAIDYWYHLPLIRNPDGQKLSKQNLAQPIDTSRPSELIATALQLLQQPTVEMDTPARMLEQAIEQWDNTPLQNKLSLTIASS
- a CDS encoding metal ABC transporter solute-binding protein, Zn/Mn family, whose product is MMSAHAATVSVSNYPLFLLSQAVTEGAPSANQLLQAGEVGHHGSISPGDIKAIQESTFVVWFGESLENNLASSLNNAPNAISLFAFNAFNRHPLRDVKGKPIANTLDPHIWLDPENAKAITRALAVIHSHANPQYKSLYQANAKKFAQRMDRTVQTMQQGSQKTYPYWAYHDAYQYIEASLGLQMIGSLSADHHLSPKASQLRWLNEQRPAKQMCLVAQSDPAKGLLAKLQPVNTTVQAEDMSGSKTFVDGWYNMAQQIRSCIS
- the ftsW gene encoding putative lipid II flippase FtsW, translating into MALSFLSRFSQNSRSISDSDGILSWPSARAILLSSVGCMMVLSLLMVASASIPFALSRGMTELHFFENQLLYMGIGLLAAAIPYYFVPLKTLYQTETQFILLAVTGALLVATLFGTPINGSKRWLDLGVINFQVAELAKLVVVVFVADFVVRRSFEVRNGWDGFLRISLVIGLLTFLLLLQPDFGSLVVIVGTVFAIFYIAGAPYKQFVALAAVVGVLGVLAVTMVQYRLTRALSFLDPFDDIQDTDYQLARSLIAFGRGEFTGVGYGESVQKLAHLPEAHTDFLLAITGEELGFVGVSMVLILEALIIGSAMRISYNALKRRQMRMSYTAFGIGIIFIAQTIINAAMNMGAMPTKGLTMPFFSYGGSSMLISLVMVALLLKINKESPQIEKSQCRYF
- a CDS encoding Fur family transcriptional regulator, translated to MISSTCEHLHDVQHFTPQDVAKRLEAAKEQSRLRGVRFTPLRQQIYTLVLQANKPVGAYDLITQLQQIRLESTDESANKQTQKNVAPPTVYRSLEFLLSEGLIHQLTSLNAYVPCCHPRAQHTAAFLICQHCQRVQECSSLPVQEMMSFAEQDIGFVVDHSVIELSGRCQNCQ
- a CDS encoding metallophosphoesterase, whose translation is MPQYPARTILSPDEQVNVLQITDMHLASIDDITDEDVASKRHCRQSFEAVIEQALSEDIRCDLILVTGDLVNEVKTSIYDYIFEVLSATNIPFACIAGNHDVTDEIDSHLPFSQRKLVAKTADKRLLSQHVIDTEYWQLLLINSAVAGKIAGEITDLDIDWLCTQLNTCDKPALIVLHHHVLPMQSEWIDAHIAENTAEFWRRMSAFKQLKVIVSGHTHQEQTRDYNGVTAYTTPSTCYQFQPYEDDFAYDKDAQPGYRWLQLANTGRVASWIKRLDT
- the dksA gene encoding RNA polymerase-binding protein DksA, whose translation is MSTVTTNPSDVKFTPYVPAKDEEYMSDAQLEHFRTILLDWKSQLIGEADRTKTYIQDESSAMPDINDRATQEEEFALALRTRDRERKLIRKIDKSIAEIEGDDYGFCETCGVEIGLRRLEARPTATQCIDCKTLSEMKERQNQGHT
- a CDS encoding metal ABC transporter ATP-binding protein; the encoded protein is MSLLLSALEQPPALSVSSSTPLLSLNDVSYYIGKQRLVANINIDIAVNETVSLIGPNGAGKSTLVKLILDLIQPTQGHITAHQPLQLGYVPQRFTVPPILPLRVKDLLEQADKRRLSAEQRQFIFDNLSLNHLLPRQMGHLSGGETQRVLLARALLDKPNLLILDEPMQGLDPDTEVWLYQFIDELPDFLRCAMLVVSHDLHWVMKGSRRVICLNKHICCEGQPSELAITAEFQKLFGHHYEQPYVHRHHACEHQAPSDLL
- the murD gene encoding UDP-N-acetylmuramoyl-L-alanine--D-glutamate ligase gives rise to the protein MTTLATPETLIHKGDGLQVVVGLGQSGLSAARYLSEKGYRVAVTDKQSAPALAKELPAAVEIRLFGAIDAELLQQAARIIISPGISLETDAVAAARQANIPVVSDIQLFCEACEVPIVAITGSNAKSTVTTLVGEMAADAGINVGVGGNIGVPALSLLSNSDMTLAVLELSSFQLETVTNLGAQVATVLNMSPDHLDRHGDMLGYHQAKHRIFQGAKSVVINREDALTRPLVADNLPRISTGIHAPDKGQYGLITDPDGQIYLARGTERLLSADKLLVKGRHNLLNAQAALALGELAGLPLDSMLSTLQRFTGLEHRCQYVASAAGIDYFNDSKGTNIGSTMAAIEGLGAVYAPKDGKLLLILGGQGKGQQFGELTPLINHYVSQVLCIGEDGKQIEQHLRAAELSDEVVLHQCQTLESAFATIEQLTASSLSQVKAVLLSPACASFDQYASYAARGEHFIQLVERVVGC
- a CDS encoding metal ABC transporter permease, whose amino-acid sequence is MTAWLAIIAPAWIAGSILGLLSAPLGCLVLWRRMAFFADALAHGTLLGVGLAVWWQLPMGMGIVLVSVMVVAGLVLIDDERLPIDAVLAVLAVSLLCLGLLTLTQLTDQQANVLGFLFGNLLELDWADLPLLAASILLGLGFLIYIWPAQLKLATHEALARIQGINPTKQRLFFMGVLAGFCAIALQAVGSLLISGLLVLPALTARLWSTAPRQMVIFALIIAQVGVTLGVWGSIWLDIQTGLAIVLVLAILFFAALILSKLGTQQH